One window of the Athene noctua chromosome 5, bAthNoc1.hap1.1, whole genome shotgun sequence genome contains the following:
- the SH3GLB1 gene encoding endophilin-B1 isoform X6, with protein MNIMDFNVKKLAADAGTFLSRAVQFTEEKLGQAEKTELDAHLENLLSKAECTKLWTEKIMKQTEVLLQPNPNARIEEFVYEKLDRKAPSRMNNPELLGQYMIDAGNEFGPGTAYGNALIKCGETQKRIGTADRELIQTSAINFLTPLRNFIEGDYKTIAKERKLLQNKRLDLDAAKTRLKKAKVAEARAASEQEVRITQSEFDRQAEITRLLLEGISSTHAHHLRCLNDFVEAQMTYYAQCYQYMLDLQKQLGSFPSTFLSNNNQSSSTPVQSVSTPSVLASASASLPSVSNSIVTSGISELRSSSGSRKARVLYDYDAANSSELSLLADEVITVYSIPGMDSDWLMGERGNQKGKVPITYLELLN; from the exons ATGAACATCATGGACTTCAATGTGAAGAAGCTGGCGGCCGACGCGGGCACCTTCCTGAGCCGCGCCGTGCAG TTCACAGAAGAAAAGCTTGGTCAAGCAGAGAAGACTGAACTGGATGCTCACTTGGAGAACCTTCTCAGCAAAGCAGAATGCACTAAATTGTGGAcggaaaaaataatgaaacaaacagAAGTATTATTGCAGCCAAATCCAA ATGCCAGAATAGAGGAATTTGTCTATGAGAAGCTGGACCGCAAAGCACCAAGTCGCATGAATAATCCAGAGTTACTAGGCCAGTATATGATTGATGCTGGGAATGAATTTGGCCCAGGAACAGCCTATG gaAATGCACTCATTAAATGTGGAGAAACACAAAAGCGAATTGGGACAGCAGACAGAGAACTAATTCAAACTTCTGCTATAAACTTTCTCACTCCCCTAAGAAACTTTATTGAAGGAGACTACAAAACTATTGCT AAAGAACGTAAACTATTACAAAATAAAAGACTTGATTTGGATGCAGCAAAAACCAGAttgaagaaagcaaaagttgCAGAAGCTCGAGCTGCA TCTGAACAGGAAGTACGGATTACTCAGAGTGAATTTGACCGTCAAGCAGAGATTACCAGACTTCTGCTGGAAGGAATCAGCAGCACACAT GCACATCATCTTCGCTGTTTGAATGATTTTGTTGAAGCTCAGATGACCTATTATGCACAATGTTACCAGTATATGTTGGATCTCCAGAAACAACTTGGAAG CTTTCCATCTACTTTCCTCTCTAACAATAATCAGTCTTCCTCAACTCCTGTGCAGAGTGTTTCTACTCCCTCAGTCTTGGCCTCAGCCTCTGCTTCGTTGCCTTCAGTAAGCAATTCAATTGTTACTTCAGGCATCAGTGAACTGAGGTCAtcaagtggcagcaggaaagctaGAGTTCTCTATGATTATGATGCTGCAAACAGCAGTGAATTATCACTACTTGCAGATGAG GTGATAACAGTGTACAGTATCCCTGGCATGGATTCAGACTGGCTGATGGGTGAAAGGGGAAATCAGAAAGGCAAAGTGCCTATTACTTATTTAGAACTGCTAAACTAG
- the SH3GLB1 gene encoding endophilin-B1 isoform X4 has protein sequence MNIMDFNVKKLAADAGTFLSRAVQFTEEKLGQAEKTELDAHLENLLSKAECTKLWTEKIMKQTEVLLQPNPNARIEEFVYEKLDRKAPSRMNNPELLGQYMIDAGNEFGPGTAYGNALIKCGETQKRIGTADRELIQTSAINFLTPLRNFIEGDYKTIAKERKLLQNKRLDLDAAKTRLKKAKVAEARAAQLNTSQPEENNIMSEQEVRITQSEFDRQAEITRLLLEGISSTHAHHLRCLNDFVEAQMTYYAQCYQYMLDLQKQLGSFPSTFLSNNNQSSSTPVQSVSTPSVLASASASLPSVSNSIVTSGISELRSSSGSRKARVLYDYDAANSSELSLLADEVITVYSIPGMDSDWLMGERGNQKGKVPITYLELLN, from the exons ATGAACATCATGGACTTCAATGTGAAGAAGCTGGCGGCCGACGCGGGCACCTTCCTGAGCCGCGCCGTGCAG TTCACAGAAGAAAAGCTTGGTCAAGCAGAGAAGACTGAACTGGATGCTCACTTGGAGAACCTTCTCAGCAAAGCAGAATGCACTAAATTGTGGAcggaaaaaataatgaaacaaacagAAGTATTATTGCAGCCAAATCCAA ATGCCAGAATAGAGGAATTTGTCTATGAGAAGCTGGACCGCAAAGCACCAAGTCGCATGAATAATCCAGAGTTACTAGGCCAGTATATGATTGATGCTGGGAATGAATTTGGCCCAGGAACAGCCTATG gaAATGCACTCATTAAATGTGGAGAAACACAAAAGCGAATTGGGACAGCAGACAGAGAACTAATTCAAACTTCTGCTATAAACTTTCTCACTCCCCTAAGAAACTTTATTGAAGGAGACTACAAAACTATTGCT AAAGAACGTAAACTATTACAAAATAAAAGACTTGATTTGGATGCAGCAAAAACCAGAttgaagaaagcaaaagttgCAGAAGCTCGAGCTGCA CAACTAAATACCTCTCAGCCTGAAGAGAATAACATTATG TCTGAACAGGAAGTACGGATTACTCAGAGTGAATTTGACCGTCAAGCAGAGATTACCAGACTTCTGCTGGAAGGAATCAGCAGCACACAT GCACATCATCTTCGCTGTTTGAATGATTTTGTTGAAGCTCAGATGACCTATTATGCACAATGTTACCAGTATATGTTGGATCTCCAGAAACAACTTGGAAG CTTTCCATCTACTTTCCTCTCTAACAATAATCAGTCTTCCTCAACTCCTGTGCAGAGTGTTTCTACTCCCTCAGTCTTGGCCTCAGCCTCTGCTTCGTTGCCTTCAGTAAGCAATTCAATTGTTACTTCAGGCATCAGTGAACTGAGGTCAtcaagtggcagcaggaaagctaGAGTTCTCTATGATTATGATGCTGCAAACAGCAGTGAATTATCACTACTTGCAGATGAG GTGATAACAGTGTACAGTATCCCTGGCATGGATTCAGACTGGCTGATGGGTGAAAGGGGAAATCAGAAAGGCAAAGTGCCTATTACTTATTTAGAACTGCTAAACTAG
- the SH3GLB1 gene encoding endophilin-B1 isoform X3: protein MNIMDFNVKKLAADAGTFLSRAVQFTEEKLGQAEKTELDAHLENLLSKAECTKLWTEKIMKQTEVLLQPNPNARIEEFVYEKLDRKAPSRMNNPELLGQYMIDAGNEFGPGTAYGNALIKCGETQKRIGTADRELIQTSAINFLTPLRNFIEGDYKTIAKERKLLQNKRLDLDAAKTRLKKAKVAEARAAQLNTSQPEENNIMIWAEEVTKSEQEVRITQSEFDRQAEITRLLLEGISSTHAHHLRCLNDFVEAQMTYYAQCYQYMLDLQKQLGSFPSTFLSNNNQSSSTPVQSVSTPSVLASASASLPSVSNSIVTSGISELRSSSGSRKARVLYDYDAANSSELSLLADEVITVYSIPGMDSDWLMGERGNQKGKVPITYLELLN, encoded by the exons ATGAACATCATGGACTTCAATGTGAAGAAGCTGGCGGCCGACGCGGGCACCTTCCTGAGCCGCGCCGTGCAG TTCACAGAAGAAAAGCTTGGTCAAGCAGAGAAGACTGAACTGGATGCTCACTTGGAGAACCTTCTCAGCAAAGCAGAATGCACTAAATTGTGGAcggaaaaaataatgaaacaaacagAAGTATTATTGCAGCCAAATCCAA ATGCCAGAATAGAGGAATTTGTCTATGAGAAGCTGGACCGCAAAGCACCAAGTCGCATGAATAATCCAGAGTTACTAGGCCAGTATATGATTGATGCTGGGAATGAATTTGGCCCAGGAACAGCCTATG gaAATGCACTCATTAAATGTGGAGAAACACAAAAGCGAATTGGGACAGCAGACAGAGAACTAATTCAAACTTCTGCTATAAACTTTCTCACTCCCCTAAGAAACTTTATTGAAGGAGACTACAAAACTATTGCT AAAGAACGTAAACTATTACAAAATAAAAGACTTGATTTGGATGCAGCAAAAACCAGAttgaagaaagcaaaagttgCAGAAGCTCGAGCTGCA CAACTAAATACCTCTCAGCCTGAAGAGAATAACATTATG ATATGGGCTGAGGAAGTGACAAAA TCTGAACAGGAAGTACGGATTACTCAGAGTGAATTTGACCGTCAAGCAGAGATTACCAGACTTCTGCTGGAAGGAATCAGCAGCACACAT GCACATCATCTTCGCTGTTTGAATGATTTTGTTGAAGCTCAGATGACCTATTATGCACAATGTTACCAGTATATGTTGGATCTCCAGAAACAACTTGGAAG CTTTCCATCTACTTTCCTCTCTAACAATAATCAGTCTTCCTCAACTCCTGTGCAGAGTGTTTCTACTCCCTCAGTCTTGGCCTCAGCCTCTGCTTCGTTGCCTTCAGTAAGCAATTCAATTGTTACTTCAGGCATCAGTGAACTGAGGTCAtcaagtggcagcaggaaagctaGAGTTCTCTATGATTATGATGCTGCAAACAGCAGTGAATTATCACTACTTGCAGATGAG GTGATAACAGTGTACAGTATCCCTGGCATGGATTCAGACTGGCTGATGGGTGAAAGGGGAAATCAGAAAGGCAAAGTGCCTATTACTTATTTAGAACTGCTAAACTAG
- the SH3GLB1 gene encoding endophilin-B1 isoform X2, with amino-acid sequence MNIMDFNVKKLAADAGTFLSRAVQFTEEKLGQAEKTELDAHLENLLSKAECTKLWTEKIMKQTEVLLQPNPNARIEEFVYEKLDRKAPSRMNNPELLGQYMIDAGNEFGPGTAYGNALIKCGETQKRIGTADRELIQTSAINFLTPLRNFIEGDYKTIAKERKLLQNKRLDLDAAKTRLKKAKVAEARAAQLNTSQPEENNIMVNVSYVLNLLHVKWLKSEQEVRITQSEFDRQAEITRLLLEGISSTHAHHLRCLNDFVEAQMTYYAQCYQYMLDLQKQLGSFPSTFLSNNNQSSSTPVQSVSTPSVLASASASLPSVSNSIVTSGISELRSSSGSRKARVLYDYDAANSSELSLLADEVITVYSIPGMDSDWLMGERGNQKGKVPITYLELLN; translated from the exons ATGAACATCATGGACTTCAATGTGAAGAAGCTGGCGGCCGACGCGGGCACCTTCCTGAGCCGCGCCGTGCAG TTCACAGAAGAAAAGCTTGGTCAAGCAGAGAAGACTGAACTGGATGCTCACTTGGAGAACCTTCTCAGCAAAGCAGAATGCACTAAATTGTGGAcggaaaaaataatgaaacaaacagAAGTATTATTGCAGCCAAATCCAA ATGCCAGAATAGAGGAATTTGTCTATGAGAAGCTGGACCGCAAAGCACCAAGTCGCATGAATAATCCAGAGTTACTAGGCCAGTATATGATTGATGCTGGGAATGAATTTGGCCCAGGAACAGCCTATG gaAATGCACTCATTAAATGTGGAGAAACACAAAAGCGAATTGGGACAGCAGACAGAGAACTAATTCAAACTTCTGCTATAAACTTTCTCACTCCCCTAAGAAACTTTATTGAAGGAGACTACAAAACTATTGCT AAAGAACGTAAACTATTACAAAATAAAAGACTTGATTTGGATGCAGCAAAAACCAGAttgaagaaagcaaaagttgCAGAAGCTCGAGCTGCA CAACTAAATACCTCTCAGCCTGAAGAGAATAACATTATGGTAAATGTCTCTTACGTGCTCAACTTGCTGCATGTAAAATGGCTAAAG TCTGAACAGGAAGTACGGATTACTCAGAGTGAATTTGACCGTCAAGCAGAGATTACCAGACTTCTGCTGGAAGGAATCAGCAGCACACAT GCACATCATCTTCGCTGTTTGAATGATTTTGTTGAAGCTCAGATGACCTATTATGCACAATGTTACCAGTATATGTTGGATCTCCAGAAACAACTTGGAAG CTTTCCATCTACTTTCCTCTCTAACAATAATCAGTCTTCCTCAACTCCTGTGCAGAGTGTTTCTACTCCCTCAGTCTTGGCCTCAGCCTCTGCTTCGTTGCCTTCAGTAAGCAATTCAATTGTTACTTCAGGCATCAGTGAACTGAGGTCAtcaagtggcagcaggaaagctaGAGTTCTCTATGATTATGATGCTGCAAACAGCAGTGAATTATCACTACTTGCAGATGAG GTGATAACAGTGTACAGTATCCCTGGCATGGATTCAGACTGGCTGATGGGTGAAAGGGGAAATCAGAAAGGCAAAGTGCCTATTACTTATTTAGAACTGCTAAACTAG
- the SH3GLB1 gene encoding endophilin-B1 isoform X1, protein MNIMDFNVKKLAADAGTFLSRAVQFTEEKLGQAEKTELDAHLENLLSKAECTKLWTEKIMKQTEVLLQPNPNARIEEFVYEKLDRKAPSRMNNPELLGQYMIDAGNEFGPGTAYGNALIKCGETQKRIGTADRELIQTSAINFLTPLRNFIEGDYKTIAKERKLLQNKRLDLDAAKTRLKKAKVAEARAAQLNTSQPEENNIMVNVSYVLNLLHVKWLKIWAEEVTKSEQEVRITQSEFDRQAEITRLLLEGISSTHAHHLRCLNDFVEAQMTYYAQCYQYMLDLQKQLGSFPSTFLSNNNQSSSTPVQSVSTPSVLASASASLPSVSNSIVTSGISELRSSSGSRKARVLYDYDAANSSELSLLADEVITVYSIPGMDSDWLMGERGNQKGKVPITYLELLN, encoded by the exons ATGAACATCATGGACTTCAATGTGAAGAAGCTGGCGGCCGACGCGGGCACCTTCCTGAGCCGCGCCGTGCAG TTCACAGAAGAAAAGCTTGGTCAAGCAGAGAAGACTGAACTGGATGCTCACTTGGAGAACCTTCTCAGCAAAGCAGAATGCACTAAATTGTGGAcggaaaaaataatgaaacaaacagAAGTATTATTGCAGCCAAATCCAA ATGCCAGAATAGAGGAATTTGTCTATGAGAAGCTGGACCGCAAAGCACCAAGTCGCATGAATAATCCAGAGTTACTAGGCCAGTATATGATTGATGCTGGGAATGAATTTGGCCCAGGAACAGCCTATG gaAATGCACTCATTAAATGTGGAGAAACACAAAAGCGAATTGGGACAGCAGACAGAGAACTAATTCAAACTTCTGCTATAAACTTTCTCACTCCCCTAAGAAACTTTATTGAAGGAGACTACAAAACTATTGCT AAAGAACGTAAACTATTACAAAATAAAAGACTTGATTTGGATGCAGCAAAAACCAGAttgaagaaagcaaaagttgCAGAAGCTCGAGCTGCA CAACTAAATACCTCTCAGCCTGAAGAGAATAACATTATGGTAAATGTCTCTTACGTGCTCAACTTGCTGCATGTAAAATGGCTAAAG ATATGGGCTGAGGAAGTGACAAAA TCTGAACAGGAAGTACGGATTACTCAGAGTGAATTTGACCGTCAAGCAGAGATTACCAGACTTCTGCTGGAAGGAATCAGCAGCACACAT GCACATCATCTTCGCTGTTTGAATGATTTTGTTGAAGCTCAGATGACCTATTATGCACAATGTTACCAGTATATGTTGGATCTCCAGAAACAACTTGGAAG CTTTCCATCTACTTTCCTCTCTAACAATAATCAGTCTTCCTCAACTCCTGTGCAGAGTGTTTCTACTCCCTCAGTCTTGGCCTCAGCCTCTGCTTCGTTGCCTTCAGTAAGCAATTCAATTGTTACTTCAGGCATCAGTGAACTGAGGTCAtcaagtggcagcaggaaagctaGAGTTCTCTATGATTATGATGCTGCAAACAGCAGTGAATTATCACTACTTGCAGATGAG GTGATAACAGTGTACAGTATCCCTGGCATGGATTCAGACTGGCTGATGGGTGAAAGGGGAAATCAGAAAGGCAAAGTGCCTATTACTTATTTAGAACTGCTAAACTAG
- the SH3GLB1 gene encoding endophilin-B1 isoform X5, protein MNIMDFNVKKLAADAGTFLSRAVQFTEEKLGQAEKTELDAHLENLLSKAECTKLWTEKIMKQTEVLLQPNPNARIEEFVYEKLDRKAPSRMNNPELLGQYMIDAGNEFGPGTAYGNALIKCGETQKRIGTADRELIQTSAINFLTPLRNFIEGDYKTIAKERKLLQNKRLDLDAAKTRLKKAKVAEARAAIWAEEVTKSEQEVRITQSEFDRQAEITRLLLEGISSTHAHHLRCLNDFVEAQMTYYAQCYQYMLDLQKQLGSFPSTFLSNNNQSSSTPVQSVSTPSVLASASASLPSVSNSIVTSGISELRSSSGSRKARVLYDYDAANSSELSLLADEVITVYSIPGMDSDWLMGERGNQKGKVPITYLELLN, encoded by the exons ATGAACATCATGGACTTCAATGTGAAGAAGCTGGCGGCCGACGCGGGCACCTTCCTGAGCCGCGCCGTGCAG TTCACAGAAGAAAAGCTTGGTCAAGCAGAGAAGACTGAACTGGATGCTCACTTGGAGAACCTTCTCAGCAAAGCAGAATGCACTAAATTGTGGAcggaaaaaataatgaaacaaacagAAGTATTATTGCAGCCAAATCCAA ATGCCAGAATAGAGGAATTTGTCTATGAGAAGCTGGACCGCAAAGCACCAAGTCGCATGAATAATCCAGAGTTACTAGGCCAGTATATGATTGATGCTGGGAATGAATTTGGCCCAGGAACAGCCTATG gaAATGCACTCATTAAATGTGGAGAAACACAAAAGCGAATTGGGACAGCAGACAGAGAACTAATTCAAACTTCTGCTATAAACTTTCTCACTCCCCTAAGAAACTTTATTGAAGGAGACTACAAAACTATTGCT AAAGAACGTAAACTATTACAAAATAAAAGACTTGATTTGGATGCAGCAAAAACCAGAttgaagaaagcaaaagttgCAGAAGCTCGAGCTGCA ATATGGGCTGAGGAAGTGACAAAA TCTGAACAGGAAGTACGGATTACTCAGAGTGAATTTGACCGTCAAGCAGAGATTACCAGACTTCTGCTGGAAGGAATCAGCAGCACACAT GCACATCATCTTCGCTGTTTGAATGATTTTGTTGAAGCTCAGATGACCTATTATGCACAATGTTACCAGTATATGTTGGATCTCCAGAAACAACTTGGAAG CTTTCCATCTACTTTCCTCTCTAACAATAATCAGTCTTCCTCAACTCCTGTGCAGAGTGTTTCTACTCCCTCAGTCTTGGCCTCAGCCTCTGCTTCGTTGCCTTCAGTAAGCAATTCAATTGTTACTTCAGGCATCAGTGAACTGAGGTCAtcaagtggcagcaggaaagctaGAGTTCTCTATGATTATGATGCTGCAAACAGCAGTGAATTATCACTACTTGCAGATGAG GTGATAACAGTGTACAGTATCCCTGGCATGGATTCAGACTGGCTGATGGGTGAAAGGGGAAATCAGAAAGGCAAAGTGCCTATTACTTATTTAGAACTGCTAAACTAG